The DNA window GGACACAACCAAGACATCTGCAGAATCATAGCCATCTGCAGCCACATCACCTTGACCTCTTTCCTTCTCTTTTTCCCTCTTCAACTTGTTTTTCAAAGCAATGCATTCATCTCTGAAATGGCCTTCCTTTTTGCAAGAGAAGCACTTCTTGTCAGTGTTGTTTCTAGAATTGGACTTTGTCTTCTAGTTCCCTTTCTCATTGGAGTGCTTTGATCCCTTGAAACCCTTCTTTTCATGTCTGCCTTTGACAAACAGTCCCTCTCCTCCAATTTCTTGTTTTTCATCTGATCTCTTATGCATCTCCTTTGAGTTCAAGGCTGCCTTAACTTCTGACATGGTAAGGGTGTTGTTGCCATAAAGTATTGTATCAACAAAGTGTTCATACACTTTAGGAAAGGAACTTAGTAGGATGATAGCCTGATTTTCCTCTTCCACTTTCACACCTATATTGTTCAGATCAAGAACAGTCTTGTTGAAATCATCTAAGTGTCTTCTGAGTTCTTTGCTGTCTTCCATCTTCAAGGTGTATAATCTCTTCTTCAGATATAATTTATTTGCAAGGAATTTCTTCAAGTAAATTGTCCCAAGTTTGTCCCATAGGCCAAGAGCTTTTTCTTCATCTGCAACTTTTATGAGAACTTCATCTCCAAGGCTGAGGAGAATTGCAGAGTGTGCCTTGGCTTCGATCTCCAtctttttcttctcatcttCAATTACTTTGAGTGCATCACCATTAATGGCTTATGAGATTCCTTGATGCAGTAACAGAGCTCTCATCTTGATTCTCCAAAGGCTGAAGTCATTGGCACCTGTGAACTTGTCAACTTCATACTTTGCTGTTGCCATTTCATGATCGAGTTCTTAGTGCCCAGTTCTTCAAACAATCAGTTCTTGATTACTCCAATTTCAACCTTGCTCAGATACCATTTGTTGTGATAAACAATAACACAATGGAGGATCAAGAACATAAAACATCAAGTATAAACAATACAATAGTAGCAAGAATCAATTTGAATctaaaccaaaaaaataaaacaagaaaaatagatGAGGAGAAAGAGTTGCATAAGAATGGCTCAGCCTTTATTTCACTTCTTGATCAATTAGCTTAAGAGCTTTACAACAAGACGATAATGGCAGTAAAAACCAATGGACAATGCTCAAGATTATACCAACTGTCTAAGACTCTAAGCTAAAGAAAAATTGAACAATGGATGGGAgagtttttttaatacaattgcTCGGGTTGGACATTTGTAGActaaccaacaaaaacaaacttAACTAACTAAATCTATCTAACAAATGAAGTGATGTTAAGTGTACAAGACTAAGTGACTAGACCATAACACTAacaagctctcaatgaaagcactaaaATATTGACTGGATTTTTAGCCAACCAATGTAGAGTCgtaataaatgagatttaaacaaaaaaaaatgaacaataAATGTAAATTATGACACCAGAATTTAAAGAACTTCAGACTCAGATGTCAGTTAGCCTACTCCCtttgtattttcttaatcaaaGTTGCAAAATTATGAATAGACTCTTGAATGCAAAGGATTACAATGGAAGAGTTCTATTTTCTCTAAGTACTCAAATTTTTTGATCCTTTTCTCAAGTCATGGATGATCTCTCATATAGGAGAAAAGGTCGATGCTTCTTGCTTTAGGAGACGCGACCAGTGCAGAGATATCTCAACTCTTTCTTTGGTTTTTGGAGGTTGTTAAAGTCCAATTCTTGTGATAACATCCCGCTATTTTTGGGGGTTTGTAACCATCTTTGAGCTTCTTTCAGGATTTGAATATTTGAATTAGTCACTGACGATGAGGGTCCCCCCAAGAGTGTGGTATGATCGCTAACCTCCTCTAGAGGTAGTAGCCAATACTTGGGAGTGACACCCCCAAGACCCATCGTGAAGGGGGTGACAGTCGCCATCTTAAGGCGTTACCCCCGAGACCCCTTCCACTTGATCTTCAATGTTGTGGGTAGCCTTAGCATCATGAAGGTGTGCTATATCTGCCATGTCTTATGTAAGAGAATGAATTTCTTAGACCATGAGGATGTAGGGGTTTAGGAGTACACCTATACAATAACTTCACCACCCTTTGAGTATATCATTATATTTAAGGTAAGGGTAGTGGTATCTAACCCCTAGACTACTTTGACTTCGTAGGTGTGTGATGATCGTTTATCCTATCTATGAGGGTGTAAGTCCACTGTTCCCCTGGAGGCAGCCACCTTGCTCAAGCTAGGGGGAAAGATGACCGTCAAACTTCTCTTCCAACGGTCATGACAATTGGTTGTGACTAACGATCCACACCAACGATCATGAATTTACATATTCTTCATCAATCCAGTCTCGGTATCCTCGTGTCACGTGTCGTTATTCTTACCACGTCCCCATCGTTAAAATTTAGGTAAACAaggataaaattattatatgcaTCCTTTTATCTTAACCTAAAGAGGTGATCCCATATATCGAatgtaatataattattttaggtGAATAAGGGTGACATGTAGTGAATAATTGAGTTGTTTTAGGTTATTATTTATCGCGATTTTTAGAAACCGACTATAATAAGAGAATAGAAGCTAAAGAAAGATGAAAGGAAATGAACAAGAGATTTATAACATGGTTGggatgttaattaattttagtccaCGAATCACTATATTAGATACTTATAACAATTATGTTTTAAACTCTTTGGACATGATTTGTGCTATATAAATGCTAAAAATTTGAACCTCTTGCATGATAAGTCTTATTTATAAAACACCATGCATTATGGGTCAGGCTGACCCCAAATTATACTTAAGTATTTATAAGTGTCATGttttttatggaaaattatGTTTATTACTGGTTTGTCTGTTGGCTGTTTAGTTGCATTTTTTGTAGCTTTATTAGTTGTGCATCTAAGACTGTGGTGCATATGTTTAATCtactttcatttttcttttgttaGGCTAGGTTTTAGTTCGTTTTATTTATTGTTCAGCTTTTTGCTAGCGTGGCTAAGCTAGATTATTTGTTGGTTAAGTTGGTTATTCTAAAGTATTGGGTATAAAAAGCTAATCTAGTTTTTTCTAACTAACTTCATCTTTAATAGAATCATCTTGAGATTCTTGCCTTGAAAAAAATCCTTTTCTGTGTATTCTGTATGTTTGTAGGTTGTAATTTATTGGATCTTCAAGGCTTGAAGGAATGTTGATCTGCAATGTTTGAAGGAAATTTAGAGATCTACTAAAGGGAGTTCAGCTCGTTGGAAGTAAGGAGATCTTGTCTTTTCTGATCTAAGGGGACTTAGATCTTTGTTATTGATTGTAATCAAGTATATTTGTAACTTTTGTATGAAAACATTTCAATTGACGTTGTTATAGTGAAGGTTATTTTACTCGGTTCTTGGAAACCCAAGAAATACTCGGTTTGAATGAGTTTCTAATGTTAGGGGAAGTTTGTGATTTTTATGTTCATTGAtttacatttataatttttatactttagTTGAAAACttgaaattgattaattagCTTTTAAATAATCTTAAAATTCGTTATAAcgcaaattacttttttttttaatcaaagtaTTTCTCAACACATGAGAACTTTATTTATAACGAAAGAGAAATATTTTAGTTGTTTCTTGAAGAGATGGTTTCTTGAATATTATTCTAGAAAATAATAGTCTACTATTCCAATTCTTGAATATGTTAATGGTGAATGAATTGCTTAAccttattttctaatttctatttcatcatatagtatatataggaATGATCAATTTTTTTTGACGTGTAGGCTAGGCCattttattattcatataataagaaaataatgttTAATAATAAAGatgatttaaattaatttatgaaatagatttcaaaaaaaaaaaaattaatttatgaattATCCTAACTTAACGCATTTAAATAGccctttatttttatattaaaaaaaataactcatttaaacaactaattaaattaaataaaaaacccACATGTAACATTTACCTACATAGTCAAATTCCTCCTGAAAATcttagagcatgtttggtattgttttctgttttttgttttcaaaaaattatttttagaaataagaacaaaaaataagttctgaagtttttaaaaacaagtcatgtttggttagtgttttttaaaaacaatattgaccaaaaatgaattaatttttaaaacggaaaacaacattttattgttttcaaaattcttatttttttgtaactttattttcctgttttcaaaaaacaagccaaacaagccaaattgttttcaaaaaataattttctgtttttaaaaacaaaaaacagctTTTTAGTTATGAGGACAAATATgcacttattttttttctttatttatttattttttgatgaaatatcaacttcattaAATTAACATTCTGAGTACAAAACATCCAGAATGGCAACTGGAGCACCAGACACAGAAATAATACGACCAGATAAGTACCGTGACATCCTAGCAACAGTATGTGCTAGACGGTTTgctgatcgtttaacaaaacaaacttttattaaAGGCAAAGCAAGCAAAAGAGAGCGACAGTCTAGAGCAAGATTTCCAAAGATGGAACAAAGTGATGAGCGGCTACGAATAGCTTGGATAGAGACTAAACTGTCAGATTCAAGAACAACATTCTGCCAACCTTTACGTTTGATCCAACTTAGAGCTTCTTTGATACCCATAATCTCAACAACCTCTGGCGTGAAGGCACCATTAGAACAGTGAGCTATGGCATCAATAAATTAAATCCCTCCTATAAAATATGGTATCaataactaatatttaaatttaaaattaaaattaaaattaaattgatatcTTTATTATCATtacatttaaataaataaatcaaactaattttaattttcttttatttattttctcctactcaaaaaaataattaattccttttatttcattttctttcTCCAATTTTAGAAAACAATATATATTCCCAAAATAACAATTTATAATGAATTATTCAATctcaattataattaataaggtAGAGAAGAGTAGCTGTTGTTCTTTGTCTGAGTAGTCAATGTCTAGGGGTGAGAGTCTTTATGTAAAGGCAGCTAGAGAATTATAGAAGAGATTATTCTTGTGGTGAAAATAAGATTGGAGCATCTCGAATAGCTCTAAATTGTGGTGGCTTATTTGTTCTTGTGTTATGTAATTTTGATAGAAGGTTTCTGATTAGAAAAATCTATTACCACTACTACGAAGTAAGCTAAAATTATTCTTCTCACTTTCTGAGAAGCAAttctaaaatagaaaaataaaaacaaaaaagtaggcaattttattatttgtatcaGTAGTAGACACAAGTGAGAAGGATCACTAGATTAAGAGCAGCCTACTTGGTTGAAATATGCAAGAAATATTACTGCTTATTCAAGTATATAACAACTACAGATTAAACATGACTTTAATGGCAGTACCACCACGAGCACTAGTTTCAAAAGCTTCTTCCACCTCTCTCTGAGAAAATCCAAACCGGTGAGTTATAAGGGGCTTCACATCAATCTTACCACTCCTTAAAAACTCCAGGCATAGTGGCCATGTGTTCTTGTACCgaaaaataccaataatatcAACTTCCCTGTTTATAACCatgaagaaaagaaattatacatattaaagtttttacttgaAACATTtaactcacattactactcaAATTTTCTTAGTTATACTTCATTTCTGTCCAGAGTTTCTTAGTATTTTCTGTGCAGCTCACAAGTCATTTCATTGTATAGTCCAATTGGGTGCTCAAGTATTGTCAATGTTTttcataaaaaggaaaaatgtcATTATTATAAACTCTTTGTAAAGAGTTAAGCTAAGCTAGTTTGCAGTCTCATTTATATACCTTGCAGCAGCTGGAGTGAGTGGAACAGTCATCTCAGTGTGGCCCATTCCCACAAGGCACACTTTGCCGCCTGCACGAGTGGCCCTCATGGCTGTTGACATGGTTTTGCTAAAGCCTACACAATCAAAAGAAACATCCACTCCACCGATCATGGCTTTATGTATCTGAGCCACTTCTTCACCTATATCCTGTAAAAAGTAAGAACCAAAACCATGGATGAAGATAAATAATTGTCAAACATAAAAATTCCATGCTTCTTAATAAGAGTTAAAGCACCTACTACCAAACCTATATGATATGATTCATGAGTCATGAGTCATGAATCCATACGATTTAGTGAAATTGAATGCACATCAGTTAACATGTAATAAGAGCTTAATGGTTATGATGCGGTATTCATTAGCTTCAAATGATGATTTGAATCAAAGAGACCTGAACATTTGTTGAAACTTTGACAGTTTCATCTGCACCAAGATTCTTGGCAACTGATAAACGATGGTCATCCACATCGACAATAACAATTCTGGGAGTCCCGAAAGCACGGGCAGCGAGCATTGTGACTAGGCCAATTGGTCCAGCTCCCATGATCAAAACATTTGTCTCTGGACCGATATTGGCTCGGCGACAAGCATGGACACCCACACTTAAGGGTTCACACATTGCCCCTTCTTCCAAGCTGACATTCTCTGGCAGCTTAAAGCATAGGTCTGCTGGATGAACTACCTGTCaatgaaaaacaaaatttaaaacacTTGAAATAAGCACAGCACACACAACTCTTAGGCATAAGACAGGAAACTAAGAGATCACTTCAACTATGTTCACTGCTAAAGcttattttcttgttgaaaactgcaaaaaattataataacaatGTCTCAAATGGTGCCCAGTAAACAAAATTAATCTTGTATGCTCCACAGAACATAAACATTTACAAACCAAGAAATTGACTCTCCAAAGATGCAATTTTGTTTGACCTGATTGGCAAGAGAACCATGAACAGGTGGGGTTGCAAAAAACTTCATCTCTGGGCATAGATTGTATCGACCTTCTATGCAAAGGTTACACCTCCAGCAACTGATTCCAGGCTCAAGTGCAACACGGTCACCGGGCACAAGTGTACTCACTCCACTCCCAACTTCTTCTATGATCCCGGCGCACTCATGGCCGAGCACCATGGGCTCTTTAACAATGAAATCTGCTAATCTCATGGCCtgagagaaaaaaaacaaaacatttcAAACAGATGATGATCAATAAACATTATTGTATAAAATGGTATGTGGGTATTATTTATACTATCCAAAGTTCTGTTAAATGTGAGAAATGGTATAACAGAATTTGCTACCCAACTCAACTTGGCTACCCAGAAAaactatttagaaaattatataaaatgatTCACCTTGAGAAAGTGAACATCACTACCACATATGCCAACAGCTTTCATCCTTACTCTAACATCATTAGGTcctgcataaaaaaaattaaaaacaagaaagaacAGGAAAATGAGTGTTTATTGAAAGAGATTGTATAAAGTAGGAACATGTAAAGAGAAAATAATGAAAAGATACCAAGAGGTGGGAGAGTGAACGGTTGAATCTTGAGATTGTTTACACCAAGAAGCCAGGCAGCCATGTTTTCTTCTCCATCTTTGATTTCACCATGAGACTGTCCTCCCTtacccatctctctctctctctcactctctctctgtATTTTAGCAGTTTCCGACTTTTAACACTTGATAGTTCTGAAATCTGACGAGTGAGGAAACTGAGGGATTCTGGATAAGCACATGCCAacgttttatattttattttcacaagagaaaaaaagaattaTCAATATTGGTATTATTAGAATGGTTAAgaagataatatattattattctaatttgcgtggaaaaatattcaaatattattttgggACTTTGTGGTTATCTGATGTGGAGATATTGTTGTCCTTCACCATTGTGACAAAACCCATAATTGATCCATCCTCTAATTGCGACGTGGGATTTTTATTCGTTTGGTGGAATACAGACCAAAACTATGGTCGAAAATTAGCTAAACGTCAGGGTCTACTCTGAATAAGAGAGAACAAAAATGAGAGTGCGtatcaatttaatttataaGCATATTTAGTTGGGTTTGGAAAAccacaatgtaattggatttgtgtgtaattagaggtaattacacaatttgatatgtttgtctgaccatgtaattacacttTAACTGTGTAATTtgaagtaattgaggggtttATATTACATTCTCCAATTCATGGCCCCCATAaaaattgaatgtaattacactgtgtaattactaaaaattttCCATAATaaacattagctactaaaaaatattatttcccatgtaattactaattattttgtcaaacaaaatattaagaattcatatgtaattaccacctcatatccaaacacaccttgtattttaaaatatatagtgtaattactagactgtgtaattaccaccctagtaattaccctatatagtaattacacagttacttccaaacacacccttatG is part of the Cannabis sativa cultivar Pink pepper isolate KNU-18-1 chromosome 5, ASM2916894v1, whole genome shotgun sequence genome and encodes:
- the LOC115716344 gene encoding sorbitol dehydrogenase; translation: MGKGGQSHGEIKDGEENMAAWLLGVNNLKIQPFTLPPLGPNDVRVRMKAVGICGSDVHFLKAMRLADFIVKEPMVLGHECAGIIEEVGSGVSTLVPGDRVALEPGISCWRCNLCIEGRYNLCPEMKFFATPPVHGSLANQVVHPADLCFKLPENVSLEEGAMCEPLSVGVHACRRANIGPETNVLIMGAGPIGLVTMLAARAFGTPRIVIVDVDDHRLSVAKNLGADETVKVSTNVQDIGEEVAQIHKAMIGGVDVSFDCVGFSKTMSTAMRATRAGGKVCLVGMGHTEMTVPLTPAAAREVDIIGIFRYKNTWPLCLEFLRSGKIDVKPLITHRFGFSQREVEEAFETSARGGTAIKVMFNL